The Haladaptatus sp. R4 genomic interval GCGTCGGTGACCTACGACGAGGGTAAATCGTACGTCCTGAACGACGTGAGCCTCGACATCCAGCGCAACGAAATCGTCGGCGTGGTCGGCGAAAGCGGGTCGGGCAAATCGATGTTCGCCGAAACGATCCTCGACGCCATTCCCGATCCCGGATTGCTTCAGGGCGAAGTGATTTACCGGCCGGAAGACGGCGAGGAGGTCAACGTCCTCGAACTCTCCCAAGAGGAACTGCGCTCGATGCGCTGGGAGCAGATTTCGATGGTGTTCCAGGGCGCGATGAGTTCGTTCAATCCGACAATGAAAATCGAGGACCACTTCTACGATACGTTGGACGCGCACGACGCCGACCGCGCCGAGGGAATGGACCGCGCGCGAGAATTGCTCGCCGATCTCTACCTCGATGCTGACCGCGTGCTGTCGTCGTATCCGCACGAACTGTCCGGTGGAATGCAACAGCGCGCGCTGATCGCGCTGTCGCTGGTGTTGGATCCGGACATCTTGGTGATGGACGAACCGACGGCGGCGCTGGACCTGCTGATGCAGCAGTCGATCCTGATCCTGCTCAAAGAACTCCAGGAGAAGTACGACCTGACGATGGTGTTCATCACCCACGACCTGCCGCTCGTCGCCGCGTTGGCCGACCGCCTCGCCGTGATGTACGCCTTCGATTTGGCGGAAGTCGGCCCTTCCGAAGAGATCGTGAACGACGCGGCGCACCCGTACACGCGGGCGCTGTTGAATT includes:
- a CDS encoding ABC transporter ATP-binding protein, whose protein sequence is MSQQQETVTEVSDPILSIRNASVTYDEGKSYVLNDVSLDIQRNEIVGVVGESGSGKSMFAETILDAIPDPGLLQGEVIYRPEDGEEVNVLELSQEELRSMRWEQISMVFQGAMSSFNPTMKIEDHFYDTLDAHDADRAEGMDRARELLADLYLDADRVLSSYPHELSGGMQQRALIALSLVLDPDILVMDEPTAALDLLMQQSILILLKELQEKYDLTMVFITHDLPLVAALADRLAVMYAFDLAEVGPSEEIVNDAAHPYTRALLNSTPSLNAPLEEMRPIAGQSPAPINVPKGCAYHPRCPLATDECVQTDPPF